Proteins encoded in a region of the Streptomyces sp. NBC_00258 genome:
- a CDS encoding carbohydrate ABC transporter permease: MSSSVTTASQPAPAQNSGGSKGAPRLRTRKGHVPGRPKRSVLLTVLTGLVLLYTVVPLVWLVISATKTQEGLGDSSGLWFSNDFALWDNISETFSYHDGIFVRWLLNTLLYVVLGAGGATLLAILGGYALAKFTFPGKRAVFAVVIGAVAVPGTALAVPTFLMFSKMGLTDTPWAVIIPSLVSPFGLYLMWVFATEAIPNELMEAARIDGAGEVRTFFQVALPLLAPGTVTVLLFTTVATWNNYFLPLIMLKDPDWYPLTLGLDSWNNQAQTIGGDVIFNLVITGSLLTIIPLIAAFLLLQRFWQSGLAAGSVKE; the protein is encoded by the coding sequence ATGAGCAGCTCCGTCACCACCGCCTCCCAGCCCGCACCCGCTCAGAACTCCGGCGGATCCAAGGGCGCGCCCCGTCTGCGCACGCGCAAGGGGCATGTTCCCGGGCGCCCCAAGCGCAGTGTGCTCCTGACCGTCCTCACCGGCCTGGTCCTGCTCTACACCGTGGTGCCCCTGGTGTGGCTGGTCATCAGCGCCACCAAGACCCAGGAAGGGCTCGGCGACTCGTCCGGGCTGTGGTTCAGCAACGACTTCGCCCTCTGGGACAACATCAGTGAGACGTTCTCGTACCACGACGGCATCTTCGTCCGCTGGCTCCTGAACACCCTGTTGTACGTGGTGCTCGGTGCCGGTGGCGCCACCCTCCTGGCGATCCTGGGCGGCTACGCGCTGGCGAAGTTCACCTTCCCCGGCAAGCGCGCCGTGTTCGCCGTGGTCATCGGTGCCGTCGCCGTACCGGGCACCGCGCTGGCGGTGCCCACCTTCCTGATGTTCAGCAAGATGGGGCTCACCGACACCCCGTGGGCGGTGATCATCCCCTCGCTGGTCTCGCCGTTCGGCCTGTATCTGATGTGGGTCTTCGCCACCGAGGCGATCCCCAACGAACTGATGGAGGCCGCCCGGATCGACGGAGCGGGCGAGGTGCGCACCTTCTTCCAGGTGGCCCTGCCGCTGCTCGCCCCCGGCACCGTGACCGTGCTGCTGTTCACCACGGTCGCCACCTGGAACAACTACTTCCTGCCGTTGATCATGCTCAAGGACCCGGACTGGTATCCCCTGACCCTGGGTCTGGACTCCTGGAACAACCAGGCCCAGACGATCGGTGGTGACGTGATCTTCAACCTGGTGATCACCGGGTCGCTGCTCACCATCATCCCGCTGATCGCCGCGTTCCTGCTGCTGCAGAGGTTCTGGCAGTCCGGGCTGGCCGCCGGAAGCGTCAAGGAGTGA
- a CDS encoding antibiotic biosynthesis monooxygenase yields the protein MTRNPVTVTVAYRVVPGREAEFHSWGWGVLRATAQEPGFLGGGVLVDGEAEWHVVYRFTSEGSALAWDNSVERAEWQARGEMLARETGRRTVQGSKAWFESLTETPSATAAAPRPPPKWKLWFVNMSAVFPPVLIFNLLVLPYLGDFNPLIRTLFLCLAVTAIVTWILMPRLQRFFKKWLYPPLQAIRGRHKRRAAQG from the coding sequence GTGACCAGGAATCCCGTTACCGTCACCGTCGCGTATCGAGTGGTACCGGGCCGCGAGGCCGAGTTCCACTCCTGGGGGTGGGGTGTGCTGCGTGCGACCGCGCAGGAACCGGGCTTTCTCGGCGGTGGTGTACTTGTCGACGGAGAGGCGGAGTGGCATGTGGTCTACCGCTTCACCAGTGAAGGTTCCGCCCTGGCCTGGGACAACTCGGTCGAGCGGGCCGAGTGGCAGGCTCGTGGGGAGATGCTGGCCCGTGAGACGGGCCGACGGACCGTGCAGGGCTCGAAGGCATGGTTCGAGTCCCTGACCGAAACCCCTTCCGCGACCGCGGCGGCACCACGTCCGCCACCGAAGTGGAAGTTATGGTTCGTGAATATGAGCGCGGTCTTCCCTCCTGTACTCATATTCAATTTGCTTGTGCTTCCTTATCTCGGTGACTTCAACCCTCTCATCCGCACCTTGTTCCTCTGCCTGGCCGTGACGGCCATTGTCACGTGGATTCTCATGCCGCGGCTGCAGCGTTTCTTCAAGAAATGGCTGTACCCGCCGCTGCAGGCAATCCGTGGACGGCACAAACGACGGGCTGCACAAGGCTGA
- the pabB gene encoding aminodeoxychorismate synthase component I: MKTLLIDNYDSYTYNLFQLIAEVNGQEPVVILNDASADDLPDLRGFDNVVVSPGPGHPDRARDFGISATVLAESSIPVLGVCLGHQGIAAGESARVMAAPEPRHGHLSRIRHTGEGLFSGLPQDFTAVRYHSLSVREPLPASLKGTAWAEDGVLMGLRHRTRPLWGVQFHPESILTEYGHRLFLNFRSLTAARSRGVRLTKCRTRESRTAGAAKAFVPRPRRSAPVGYRLHTRRIATAVDTETAFTRMCADAPRAFWLDSSRVEEGQSRFSFFGDGTGPLAEFVRYDVDSGVCEVERPGRPPRKVQASVFDHLKRQLATRRVDAGELPFDFTGGYVGYFGYELKADCGSPNRHRAETPDASWLFADRLIAVDHQNGFTYAVCLAENTPQGTRDAADWLDSAVAQLSFVSAAGPTVTPPTASEPDLHAAEPWLVRDRATYLADIEACKRELNAGTSYEICLTNAAELPAPPDPLAYYRVLRRINPAPYAAFLQFGDLAVAGASPERFLRITRDGVAEAKPIKGTAPRGDRPEEDARLRDSLAADAKTRAENLMIVDLLRNDLGRVCETGTVRVPRLMATETYATVHQLVSTVEGRLREGTEAVDCVRACFPGGSMTGAPKLRTMEIIDSLETAARGVYSGAVGYLGCSGGADLNIVIRTAVFTGGRMHLGAGGAIVLGSDPEAEYDEMLLKTAAQLRAHRESTTAEPVSLQEQIR; this comes from the coding sequence GTGAAGACCCTGCTCATCGACAACTATGACTCGTACACATACAACCTGTTCCAGCTGATTGCCGAGGTCAACGGCCAGGAGCCGGTGGTGATCCTCAATGACGCCTCGGCCGACGATCTTCCGGACCTCCGGGGGTTCGACAACGTCGTGGTGTCCCCGGGACCGGGACACCCCGATCGGGCACGCGACTTCGGCATCAGCGCCACGGTGCTCGCCGAGTCCTCGATCCCCGTCCTCGGCGTCTGCCTCGGACACCAGGGCATCGCGGCCGGCGAGAGTGCCCGGGTGATGGCCGCACCGGAGCCCCGGCACGGCCATCTCTCCAGAATCCGGCACACGGGCGAGGGCCTGTTCAGCGGACTCCCGCAGGACTTCACAGCGGTCCGCTACCACTCGCTGTCCGTACGGGAACCGCTGCCGGCGAGCCTCAAGGGCACCGCCTGGGCCGAGGACGGCGTCCTGATGGGGCTGCGGCACCGCACCCGGCCGCTGTGGGGTGTGCAGTTCCACCCCGAGTCGATCCTCACCGAGTACGGCCACCGGCTGTTCCTGAACTTCCGCAGCCTCACGGCGGCGCGCAGCCGAGGGGTCCGCCTGACCAAGTGCCGTACACGGGAGTCCCGTACCGCAGGCGCCGCCAAGGCGTTCGTACCTCGCCCCCGACGCTCCGCGCCCGTCGGCTACCGGCTGCACACCCGCCGGATCGCGACCGCCGTGGACACCGAGACCGCCTTCACGCGGATGTGCGCCGACGCACCCAGGGCGTTCTGGCTGGACAGCTCGCGGGTCGAGGAGGGGCAGTCCCGCTTCTCGTTCTTCGGCGACGGCACCGGTCCGCTGGCCGAGTTCGTACGCTACGACGTCGATTCCGGTGTCTGTGAGGTCGAGCGGCCCGGGCGGCCCCCGCGCAAGGTGCAGGCCAGCGTCTTCGACCATCTGAAGCGGCAGTTGGCGACCCGCCGGGTGGACGCCGGTGAGCTGCCCTTCGACTTCACCGGCGGATACGTCGGCTACTTCGGATACGAGCTCAAGGCCGACTGCGGCTCGCCGAACCGGCACCGGGCAGAGACCCCGGACGCCTCCTGGCTCTTCGCCGACCGGCTGATCGCGGTCGACCACCAGAACGGCTTCACCTACGCGGTCTGTCTGGCGGAGAACACCCCGCAGGGCACGCGGGACGCCGCCGACTGGCTCGACAGCGCGGTGGCGCAGCTGAGCTTCGTGTCGGCCGCAGGGCCCACCGTGACCCCGCCGACCGCGTCCGAGCCCGATCTGCACGCCGCCGAACCCTGGCTGGTGCGCGACCGCGCGACCTACCTCGCCGACATCGAGGCGTGCAAGCGCGAGTTGAACGCCGGCACCAGCTACGAGATCTGTCTGACCAACGCCGCCGAATTACCCGCGCCGCCCGACCCGTTGGCCTACTACCGGGTGCTCCGGCGCATCAACCCGGCGCCCTACGCGGCCTTCCTGCAGTTCGGTGATCTGGCGGTGGCCGGCGCGTCCCCCGAACGCTTCCTGCGGATCACCCGGGACGGCGTCGCCGAGGCCAAGCCCATCAAGGGCACCGCGCCCCGCGGCGACCGGCCGGAGGAGGACGCCCGGCTGAGGGACTCGCTCGCCGCGGACGCCAAGACCCGCGCCGAGAACCTGATGATCGTCGACCTGCTCCGCAACGACCTGGGCCGGGTCTGCGAGACCGGAACGGTCCGGGTGCCGCGCCTCATGGCCACCGAGACCTACGCCACCGTGCACCAGCTGGTCTCCACCGTCGAGGGCCGCCTCCGCGAAGGCACGGAAGCCGTGGACTGCGTACGCGCCTGCTTCCCCGGCGGCTCGATGACCGGAGCGCCGAAGCTGCGCACGATGGAGATCATCGACTCACTGGAGACCGCCGCCCGCGGGGTCTACTCCGGCGCCGTCGGCTACCTCGGCTGCAGCGGCGGAGCCGACCTCAACATCGTCATCCGCACCGCCGTCTTCACCGGCGGACGGATGCACCTCGGAGCGGGCGGCGCCATCGTCCTCGGCTCCGATCCCGAAGCGGAGTACGACGAGATGCTGCTGAAGACCGCCGCGCAGTTACGCGCCCACCGCGAGTCCACGACCGCCGAGCCGGTCTCCCTGCAGGAGCAGATCCGATGA
- a CDS encoding DUF3050 domain-containing protein, whose amino-acid sequence MSRYDWSMTHQGIDRARAEIEPARKEVTAHPIYQRISTREDMATFMEHHVFAVWDFMSLLKSLQRELTCVDVPWVPRGSQVSRRLINDIVLVEESDELDGGFTSHFELYRGGMVEAGADTSRLDTFLALLGEGHDVQAALRAARVPGPAAEFVTTTFGIILDRPLHCQAAAFAFSREDLIPDMFDQVIKKEGSDRFPIFCDYLARHIEVDGEEHTPMAMAMVADLCGDDDTRWKEAAETATLALEARSRLWDAIVEAMEQPDN is encoded by the coding sequence ATGTCCAGGTACGACTGGAGCATGACCCACCAGGGAATCGACCGGGCGCGCGCCGAGATCGAACCGGCCAGAAAAGAAGTGACCGCCCATCCGATTTACCAGCGGATAAGCACCCGGGAGGACATGGCGACCTTCATGGAGCACCACGTCTTCGCCGTGTGGGACTTCATGTCGCTGCTGAAGTCCCTCCAGCGGGAGCTGACGTGTGTGGACGTCCCCTGGGTGCCGCGCGGCTCGCAGGTGAGCCGGCGGCTCATCAACGACATCGTGCTGGTGGAGGAGAGCGACGAGCTGGACGGCGGCTTCACCAGCCACTTCGAGCTCTATCGGGGCGGCATGGTCGAGGCGGGGGCGGACACCTCACGCCTGGACACGTTCCTCGCGCTGCTCGGGGAGGGCCACGACGTGCAGGCGGCGCTGCGGGCCGCCCGAGTACCCGGCCCCGCGGCCGAGTTCGTCACCACGACGTTCGGGATCATCCTCGACAGGCCCCTGCACTGCCAGGCGGCGGCCTTCGCCTTCTCCCGGGAGGACCTCATCCCGGACATGTTCGACCAGGTGATCAAGAAGGAGGGTTCCGACCGGTTCCCGATCTTCTGCGACTACCTCGCCCGGCACATCGAGGTGGACGGCGAGGAGCACACACCCATGGCGATGGCCATGGTGGCGGACCTCTGCGGCGACGACGACACCCGCTGGAAGGAAGCCGCGGAGACGGCGACCCTCGCACTGGAGGCCAGGTCCCGCCTCTGGGACGCGATCGTGGAGGCCATGGAGCAGCCGGACAACTGA
- a CDS encoding carbohydrate ABC transporter permease, producing MTTLQPPAAAKRRPDRPPAKRDRRSWTGWGFIGPFVAVFALVFLAPIVYSIYLSLFRDQLIGGTTFVGLDNYTQALKDEQFWDSLARVSLFLAVQVPIMLGIALLIALALDSGRLYGKDFFRIVIFLPYAVPAVVATLMWGFMYGTKYGLVGDINSAFDVTLPDPLSSDLVLASIGNIVTWEFIGYNMLIFYSALRVIPNSLYEAAEIDGAGQFRVITAIKLPAIRGALVIATIFSIIGSFQLFNEPAILRPLARNAITTDFTPNFYTYSLSFNGQQHNYSAAVAIIMGLITMVIAYVVQLRGMRKGA from the coding sequence ATGACGACGCTACAACCGCCGGCGGCAGCCAAGCGGCGCCCGGACCGGCCTCCGGCGAAACGGGACCGCCGCTCCTGGACGGGGTGGGGTTTCATCGGTCCCTTCGTGGCCGTGTTCGCCCTCGTCTTCCTGGCACCGATCGTGTACTCGATCTACCTCAGCCTGTTCCGGGACCAGCTGATCGGCGGCACCACCTTCGTCGGCCTGGACAACTACACACAGGCCCTCAAGGACGAGCAGTTCTGGGACTCGCTCGCACGGGTCTCGCTCTTCCTGGCCGTACAGGTCCCGATCATGCTCGGCATCGCCCTGCTGATCGCCCTCGCGCTGGACAGCGGACGCCTGTACGGCAAGGACTTCTTCCGCATCGTGATCTTCCTGCCGTACGCCGTGCCCGCCGTGGTCGCCACCCTGATGTGGGGCTTCATGTACGGCACGAAGTACGGACTGGTGGGCGACATCAACTCGGCCTTCGACGTCACCCTGCCCGACCCGCTCTCGTCCGACCTGGTCCTAGCGTCGATCGGCAACATCGTCACCTGGGAGTTCATCGGCTACAACATGCTGATCTTCTACTCCGCGCTACGGGTCATCCCCAACTCGCTCTACGAGGCCGCGGAGATCGACGGCGCCGGGCAGTTCCGGGTCATCACCGCCATCAAGCTCCCCGCCATCCGCGGCGCCCTGGTCATCGCGACGATCTTCTCGATCATCGGCAGCTTCCAGCTCTTCAACGAGCCGGCCATCCTGCGGCCGCTGGCGCGCAACGCCATCACGACGGACTTCACCCCGAACTTCTACACGTACTCGCTGTCCTTCAACGGCCAGCAGCACAACTACTCCGCGGCGGTCGCCATCATCATGGGCCTGATCACCATGGTCATCGCCTATGTCGTGCAGCTCCGCGGCATGCGCAAGGGAGCGTGA
- a CDS encoding ABC transporter substrate-binding protein, which translates to MRRTTRRLMRGLAVLSVLALGATACGGSDDDSSGQKPVSADDIQAALKKGGSVTVWAWEPTLKSVAADFQKKYPKVKINLVGERSGDKHYTALSNAISAKKGVPDVAQVEYFALSQYALTKGLSDLAPFGADKLKSKYTPGPWNAVSEGDKVYGLPMDSGPMAMFYNKKVFDKYKIAVPTTWDEYVEAARKLHKADPKVYIANDAGDAGFTTSMLWQAGSRPYKVDGTKVSVNFDDAGAKKYTDTWQQLIDEKLVSPINGWTDDWYKGLGDGTIATLTTGAWMPANFVTGVPNAAGDWRAAPMPAWTKGDKATAENGGSSLALPELGKNKELAYAFVEYANSGDGVATRIKEGAFPATTAELQDSAFQNKEFEYFGGQKANKIFAESAANVASDWSYLPFQQYANSIFNDTVGKAYVGNTKLSAGLKSWQDASIKYGKEQGFTVN; encoded by the coding sequence ATGCGCAGAACCACACGCCGCCTGATGCGCGGCCTCGCCGTCCTCTCCGTCCTCGCCCTGGGCGCGACCGCCTGCGGCGGCTCCGACGACGACAGCTCCGGCCAGAAGCCGGTCTCCGCCGACGACATCCAGGCGGCCCTCAAGAAGGGCGGCTCGGTCACGGTCTGGGCCTGGGAGCCCACGCTCAAGTCGGTCGCCGCCGACTTCCAGAAGAAGTACCCCAAGGTCAAGATCAACCTCGTCGGCGAGCGGTCCGGCGACAAGCACTACACGGCGCTGTCGAACGCCATCTCGGCCAAGAAGGGCGTCCCGGACGTCGCGCAGGTCGAGTACTTCGCGCTGAGCCAGTACGCCCTCACCAAGGGCCTCAGCGACCTGGCCCCGTTCGGCGCCGACAAGCTCAAGTCCAAGTACACCCCCGGCCCGTGGAACGCCGTGAGCGAGGGTGACAAGGTCTACGGCCTGCCGATGGACTCCGGCCCGATGGCGATGTTCTACAACAAGAAGGTCTTCGACAAGTACAAGATCGCCGTCCCCACCACCTGGGACGAGTACGTCGAGGCGGCGCGCAAGCTGCACAAGGCCGACCCCAAGGTCTACATCGCCAACGACGCCGGCGACGCCGGCTTCACCACCAGCATGCTGTGGCAGGCCGGTTCGCGTCCCTACAAGGTCGACGGCACCAAGGTGTCGGTCAACTTCGACGACGCGGGCGCCAAGAAGTACACGGACACCTGGCAGCAGCTGATCGACGAGAAGCTCGTCTCGCCCATCAACGGCTGGACCGACGACTGGTACAAGGGCCTGGGCGACGGCACCATCGCCACCCTGACCACCGGTGCCTGGATGCCCGCCAACTTCGTGACCGGTGTGCCGAACGCCGCCGGTGACTGGCGCGCGGCGCCGATGCCGGCCTGGACCAAGGGCGACAAGGCGACCGCTGAGAACGGCGGCAGCTCCCTGGCCCTGCCCGAGCTGGGCAAGAACAAGGAACTCGCCTACGCCTTCGTCGAGTACGCGAACTCCGGTGACGGTGTCGCGACCCGCATCAAGGAGGGCGCCTTCCCGGCGACCACCGCGGAGCTCCAGGACAGCGCGTTCCAGAACAAGGAGTTCGAGTACTTCGGCGGCCAGAAGGCCAACAAGATCTTCGCCGAGTCGGCGGCCAACGTCGCCTCCGACTGGTCGTACCTGCCCTTCCAGCAGTACGCCAACTCGATCTTCAACGACACCGTCGGCAAGGCCTACGTCGGCAACACCAAGCTCTCCGCCGGCCTGAAGTCCTGGCAGGACGCCTCCATCAAGTACGGCAAGGAACAGGGCTTCACCGTCAACTAG
- a CDS encoding beta-galactosidase, with product MISTLLSQLNGPDGDSTPRLAYGADYNPEQWPREVWEEDVRLMREAGVNLVSVGIFSWARIQPARDQWDFGWLDEIMGLLHAGGIGVDLATATASPPPWLTTAHPEILPVTASGETVWPGARQHWRPTSPVFRDHALRLVRTMAERYADHPALVAWHISNELGCHNIYDYSDDAARAFRDWLRDRYTTLDALNHAWGTAFWSQRYSDWEQILPPRLAASHPNPTQQLDFKRFSSDALKEYLRAERDVLREITPDVPVTTNFMVMGNTKGMNYPDWAGEIDFVSNDHYVHPGPQDRDELSFSANLTSGIASGRPWFLMEHSTSAVNWQPVNVAKRPGDLARDSLLHVAHGADAVCYFQWRQSAAGAEKYHSAMVPHAGADSEVFRAVTALGRTLKALAPVAGTEREPSRVGIVYDWDSWWASEQDSHPTALLDYRQEALDWYSALLALGVRADVVTTTADLDRYDLLIAPVLHVIPAPLAKELTRYVETGGHLVTTYFSGVVDENDHIWLGGHPGALRDLLGIRIEEFGPLLDGDSVDLDGAGTGTLWTDRITVTDPAVEVLAHYRTGTYAGMPAVTRRAAGQGSASYVSTRLGVDGLAGLLPGLLGPAGVQSELPADARGSVEQTVRRGPDGRFLFLVNRTDDTVPLTGLAGEVLVGDTDAEGGLVLGPRDVAVVRQPAT from the coding sequence ATGATCTCCACCCTCCTGTCCCAGCTGAACGGGCCGGACGGTGACTCCACCCCACGCCTCGCGTACGGCGCCGACTACAACCCCGAGCAGTGGCCTCGCGAGGTGTGGGAGGAGGACGTACGGCTGATGCGTGAGGCCGGCGTCAACCTGGTCTCCGTGGGGATCTTCTCCTGGGCCCGCATCCAGCCGGCCCGGGACCAGTGGGACTTCGGCTGGCTCGACGAGATCATGGGCCTGCTGCACGCGGGCGGCATCGGGGTCGACCTGGCCACCGCCACCGCGTCCCCGCCGCCCTGGCTCACCACGGCGCACCCGGAGATCCTTCCGGTGACCGCCTCCGGTGAGACGGTGTGGCCGGGGGCGCGGCAGCACTGGCGGCCCACCTCGCCCGTCTTCCGCGACCACGCGCTGCGTCTGGTGCGGACGATGGCCGAACGGTACGCGGACCATCCCGCGCTGGTGGCCTGGCACATATCCAACGAGCTGGGCTGCCACAACATCTACGACTACTCGGACGACGCGGCCCGTGCCTTCCGCGACTGGCTGCGCGACCGGTACACCACCCTCGACGCCCTCAACCACGCCTGGGGCACGGCCTTCTGGTCGCAGCGCTACAGCGACTGGGAGCAGATCCTGCCGCCCCGGCTGGCCGCCTCCCACCCGAACCCCACGCAGCAGCTGGACTTCAAGCGCTTCTCCTCCGACGCGCTGAAGGAGTACCTGCGCGCGGAGCGGGACGTGCTGCGGGAGATCACGCCGGACGTGCCGGTCACCACCAACTTCATGGTGATGGGCAACACCAAGGGCATGAACTACCCGGACTGGGCGGGCGAGATCGACTTCGTCTCCAACGACCACTACGTCCACCCGGGCCCGCAGGACCGCGACGAGCTGTCCTTCTCCGCGAACCTCACCAGCGGCATCGCGAGCGGCCGCCCGTGGTTCCTCATGGAGCACTCCACGAGCGCCGTCAACTGGCAGCCCGTCAACGTGGCCAAGCGGCCGGGCGACCTGGCCCGGGACTCGCTGCTGCACGTCGCGCACGGCGCCGACGCCGTGTGCTACTTCCAGTGGCGCCAGTCCGCGGCCGGCGCCGAGAAGTACCACTCCGCGATGGTGCCGCACGCCGGTGCCGACAGCGAGGTCTTCCGCGCGGTCACCGCCCTCGGCCGGACGCTCAAGGCCCTGGCCCCGGTCGCGGGCACCGAGCGCGAGCCCTCCCGCGTCGGGATCGTCTACGACTGGGATTCGTGGTGGGCGAGCGAGCAGGACTCCCACCCGACCGCCCTGCTCGACTACCGCCAGGAGGCGCTGGACTGGTACTCCGCCCTCCTCGCCCTCGGCGTCCGGGCCGACGTCGTCACCACCACGGCCGACCTCGACCGCTACGACCTGCTGATCGCACCCGTGCTGCACGTGATCCCGGCGCCGCTGGCCAAGGAGCTCACGCGGTACGTCGAGACCGGCGGCCATCTGGTCACCACGTACTTCTCCGGTGTCGTCGACGAGAACGACCACATCTGGCTCGGCGGTCATCCGGGAGCGCTGCGCGATCTCCTCGGCATCCGTATCGAGGAGTTCGGGCCGCTGCTCGACGGCGACAGCGTCGACCTGGACGGTGCCGGCACGGGCACCCTGTGGACCGACCGGATCACCGTCACCGACCCCGCGGTGGAGGTGCTGGCCCACTACCGCACCGGTACGTACGCGGGCATGCCCGCCGTCACCCGCCGCGCCGCGGGGCAGGGCTCGGCCTCGTACGTCTCCACCCGGCTCGGCGTCGACGGGCTGGCCGGTCTGCTGCCGGGGCTGCTCGGCCCGGCGGGCGTGCAGAGCGAACTGCCCGCCGACGCACGGGGATCGGTCGAGCAGACGGTACGCCGTGGACCCGACGGCCGTTTCCTGTTCCTGGTCAACCGGACCGACGACACGGTGCCGCTGACCGGCCTCGCGGGAGAGGTCCTGGTCGGCGACACCGACGCCGAGGGCGGTCTCGTCCTCGGGCCCAGGGACGTCGCCGTGGTGCGACAGCCCGCCACCTGA
- a CDS encoding LacI family DNA-binding transcriptional regulator, protein MDTADSASVSRPKASARAGKRARRTQSASMADVARLAGVSSQTVSRVSNGYAGVNEETRQQVLAAMQELGYRPNSAARALKRGEFRTIGVITFGLSTTGNVRTLEAIATSAAHEGYAVTLLPVAVPTQDEVRGAFSRLGELAVDAVIVILEVHLLDAVAITLPPHIQVVVADSDAGDRYTVVDTDQAGGTRAAVRYLLDLGHETVWHLAGPEESFAAQRRADAWRAELTEAGCTAPPLVRGDWSAESGYRAGLELAAQQDCTAVFAANDQMALGLLRALHEQGRYVPDDVSVIGFDDIPEAGSFLPPLTTVHQDFAEVGRRCVEGVLRQMRHDAAEHGTTLVPTRLVVRDSTAAPRGR, encoded by the coding sequence GTGGACACAGCGGACAGCGCCTCGGTGAGCAGGCCGAAGGCGTCGGCACGTGCCGGAAAACGGGCCCGCCGGACGCAGAGCGCGTCCATGGCGGATGTCGCCCGACTGGCGGGCGTCTCCTCGCAGACAGTCTCGCGAGTGTCGAACGGTTACGCGGGCGTGAACGAGGAGACCCGGCAGCAGGTGCTGGCGGCCATGCAGGAACTGGGCTACCGGCCCAACAGCGCCGCCAGGGCGCTCAAGCGCGGCGAGTTCCGGACCATAGGCGTCATCACCTTCGGCCTCTCCACCACGGGCAATGTGCGCACGCTGGAGGCGATCGCCACCTCGGCTGCGCACGAGGGGTACGCCGTCACGCTGCTGCCCGTCGCCGTTCCCACGCAGGACGAGGTGCGCGGTGCGTTCTCCCGGCTGGGGGAGCTGGCCGTCGACGCCGTCATCGTCATCCTCGAGGTGCATCTGCTCGACGCGGTGGCCATCACCCTGCCGCCCCACATCCAGGTCGTCGTGGCCGACTCGGACGCCGGCGACCGCTACACCGTGGTCGACACCGACCAGGCCGGCGGGACCCGCGCCGCGGTGCGGTATCTGCTCGACCTCGGCCACGAGACCGTCTGGCACCTGGCCGGGCCGGAGGAGTCCTTCGCGGCCCAGCGCCGCGCCGACGCCTGGCGTGCCGAACTCACCGAGGCGGGCTGCACGGCGCCGCCGCTGGTTCGCGGCGACTGGTCGGCCGAGTCCGGCTACCGGGCCGGCCTCGAACTCGCCGCACAGCAGGACTGCACGGCGGTGTTCGCGGCCAACGACCAGATGGCGCTGGGCCTGCTGCGGGCCCTGCACGAACAGGGCCGGTACGTGCCCGACGACGTCAGCGTCATCGGCTTCGACGACATCCCCGAGGCGGGCTCCTTCCTGCCTCCCCTGACCACCGTCCACCAGGACTTCGCCGAGGTGGGGCGGCGCTGTGTCGAGGGGGTGCTGCGGCAGATGCGCCACGACGCGGCGGAGCACGGGACCACGCTCGTGCCTACGCGGCTCGTGGTGCGTGACAGTACGGCGGCTCCGCGGGGGCGTTGA